In the Podospora pseudocomata strain CBS 415.72m chromosome 5, whole genome shotgun sequence genome, one interval contains:
- a CDS encoding hypothetical protein (EggNog:ENOG503PIA2), translating into MKSRKQRSTQVRGEPAPPAKMYILSLPAELLLSILWSDRLDQYDVQALRLSCRALAPVAASRLFFRIYISKLIADRDAFLAICNSPHLVQHICYALGDFGNKNKTIAKIYLEDGKELGVLDGLHQHMETASTSLFWLFNTPADPSRDGVDYDVIAATRENTIASFRPIFEAAVDNLPNLQTFVSRPMTLQRTLSDLEYPISACHLQILQNETEENPETNDGLFLFLLPVMGRSASAVANLRWYDEFPSCTFSRPFPDSAFKGLESLEIIMMEWMRRGFPGDALAGLETALLNAAPSLRQFKLSMDVDSTSVEHYSQAWTLGGTMLKWLGNGQFALRSLSLSSMIPSPGPLPQLIKANATSLRHLCLDNIPVSSQQIRDITQIQGLQLESIQIIHNEEVAYGETSLLGDVYDDTGDGVSEVGDETLLNPESSGSGNDLLRTEFVTEAALLRYLRGQAPVNDDDRRVHDAVNSYNRVFISTHTRSEDYCGASERSSEDDSVEHRRSTAPRWAWGRYFHVPGHKIRGLVFAFPVPEGGTVRGHKTERWSFISRDGRVAYGDDPWEWFEDWDPDAGDREEPLPYCAALEEFANLKADAEGLSPEEYLGERSEARGLRPPEGAIQYNSIDNQESKTHQRLR; encoded by the exons ATGAAGTCACGAAAGCAGCGGTCAACACAAGTGAGAGGGgaaccagcaccgccagcaaaGATGTACATTTTGTCGCTGCCGGCCGAGTTGCTGCTATCCATCCTATGGAGCGACCGACTTGACCAATACGACGTCCAAGCCCTGAGACTCAGCTGCCGTGCCCTCGCCCCGGTCGCCGCCAGCCGGCTCTTCTTCCGCATCTACATATCCAAACTCATTGCCGACCGCGACGCGTTTCTCGCAATTTGCAACAGTCCTCACCTAGTTCAGCAC ATTTGCTACGCCCTCGGTGACTTTggcaacaaaaacaaaactaTCGCCAAGATATACCTTGAGGACGGCAAGGAACTAGGCGTCCTCGACGGTCTACATCAGCACATGGAAACTGCATCTACATCCCTGTTCTGGCTATTCAACACCCCCGCAGATCCCTCGCGGGATGGTGTCGACTATGATGTGATTGCCGCTACGCGGGAAAATACTATTGCCTCGTTCCGTCCCATTTTCGAAGCAGCTGTCGACAATCTGCCCAACCTACAGACTTTTGTCTCACGTCCCATGACCTTGCAAAGGACTTTGTCCGATCTGGAGTATCCCATCAGCGCTTGTCACCTTCAAATCCTCCAAAATGAGACTGAGGAGAACCCCGAAACAAATGATGGgctttttctcttcctcctccccgtcatgGGTAGATCGGCATCGGCCGTGGCAAACCTGCGCTGGTATGACGAGTTCCCCAGCTGTACCTTTTCCCGCCCGTTCCCGGACTCGGCATTCAAAGGCCTGGAATCACTCGAGATAATCATGATggagtggatgaggaggggttttCCCGGCGATGCGTTGGCGGGACTAGAAACGGCACTGTTGAATGCAGCGCCAAGCCTACGTCAGTTCAAGCTTAGCATGGACGTCGACTCAACGTCAGTCGAACACTATTCTCAAGCCTGGACTCTTGGAGGCACCATGCTCAAGTGGCTCGGCAACGGTCAATTCGCTCTGCGGTCCTTGAGCCTGTCCTCCATGATTCCCTCACCAGGCCCCTTGCCGCAACTCATCAAGGCTAACGCCACCTCGCTGCGCCATCTCTGCCTCGATAACATCCCTGTCTCTTCGCAACAGATACGAGACATAACTCAAATCCAGGGGCTCCAGTTAGAGTCTATACAGATAATTCATAATGAAGAGGTGGCGTATGGCGAAACCTCTCTGTTGGGGGACGTCTACGATGACaccggtgatggtgtctCAGAGGTCGGGGACGAAACCCTACTAAACCCCGAATCGTCAGGGTCTGGCAATGACTTGCTTAGGACAGAGTTTGTCACGGAAGCTGCTCTGCTCCGATATTTGCGAGGCCAAGCACCTGTCAACGACGATGACCGGCGGGTACACGATGCGGTCAATTCCTACAACCGCGTCTTCATCTCCACACACACGAGAAGCGAAGACTACTGCGGCGCGAGCGAGAGAAGCTCGGAGGATGACAGCGTCGAACACCGCCGGAGCACTGCGCCAAGATGGGCATGGGGACGATACTTTCACGTCCCCGGCCACAAAATCCGTGGCTTGGTATTTGCTTTCCCGGTCCCTGAGGGAGGAACGGTTCGTGGACATAAAACGGAACGGTGGAGTTTTATATCTCGCGACGGCCGGGTGGCATACGGGGATGACCCTTGGGAATGGTTTGAGGACTGGGATCCTGACGCTGGGGACCGAGAGGAGCCGCTGCCGTACTGCGCGGCCCTCGAGGAGTTTGCCAACTTGAAAGCCGACGCCGAAGGTTTGAGTCCGGAAGAGTACCTGGGAGAGCGTTCGGAGGCGCGGGGGTTGCGGCCACCCGAGGGGGCAATTCAGTATAACAGTATTGACAATCAGGAGAGCAAGACGCATCAAAGACTGCGATGA
- a CDS encoding hypothetical protein (EggNog:ENOG503P0JE; COG:C), which translates to MVTITPTSSLAGDVLLFEVPAPRDEKWIAQLQERYPGLEIRWHTSELTMMPKPLPDEVYDGVTLLVGFMPHPAEKLPKVRYVQLMSAGADRWITNDLYKNPNVTFCTANGTHAPQIAEWVIGTWLMANHQFLSYAEQQKKATWNRQPSLHIEDSPGLRMGILGYGAIGRHCARLGQALGMEVYAYTRSEKATPEARKDDSYVVPGTGDPDGLIPAKWYHGSSKESINEFLAQSLDLLVISLPLTDATKYIISKEQFDILAKKKTFVSNIARGQHINTDDLIEALKEGKIRGAALDVADPEPLTDGHALWSAPNLFITPHVSWQTPHLFQRIQAVVERNLEGLSGQKPTLINVMNKTHGY; encoded by the exons ATGGTAACCATTACCCCCACAAGCTCCCTAGCCGGAGACGTTCTCCTCTTTGAGGTGCCAGCGCCACGGGACGAGAAATGGATCGCTCAGCTCCAGGAACGATACCCTGGGCTGGAGATTCGGTGGCACACGTCTGAGTTGACCATGATGCCAAAGCCCCTACCGGATGAAGTGTACGACGGTGTTACTTTGTTGGTCGGGTTCATGCCTCACCCGGCCGAAAAGCTGCCCAAAGTCAGATATGTCCAGCTCATGTCTGCCGGAGCCGACAGGTGGATCACCAACGACCTCTACAAAAACCCCAATGTCACCTTCTGCACCGCCAATGGGACCCACGC GCCCCAAATCGCAGAATGGGTCATTGGCACCTGGCTCATGGCAAACCACCAATTCCTCAGCTACGCCGAGCAACAAAAGAAGGCTACCTGGAACCGTCAGCCATCCCTCCACATTGAAGACTCGCCCGGCCTACGGATGGGAATCCTGGGGTACGGTGCCATTGGCAGGCACTGCGCGCGGCTAGGCCAGGCTCTCGGAATGGAAGTCTACGCCTATACCCGCAGCGAAAAAGCCACGCCCGAGGCAAGAAAGGATGACAGCTACGTTGTCCCCGGAACCGGAGACCCCGACGGTTTGATCCCGGCCAAATGGTATCACGGCTCCTCCAAGGAGTCAATCAACGAGTTCCTCGCCCAGAGCCTTGATCTGCTGGTCATCAGCCTGCCTCTGACAGACGCGACCAAGTACATCATCAGCAAAGAACAGTTTGATATTTTGGCCAAGAAAAAGACGTTTGTGTCAAATATTGCCCGGGGTCAGCATATCAACACGGATGATTTGATTGAAGCCTtgaaggaagggaagatCAGGGGTGCGGCACTCGATGTGGCGGACCCTGAGCCACTTACAGACGGCCACGCGCTTTGGAGCGCGCCCAATTTGTTTATCACGCCTCATGTCAGCTGGCAGACACCCCATCTGTTCCAGCGCATCCAGGcggttgttgagaggaacttggaggggttgagcGGGCAGAAACCGACGTTGATCAATGTCATGAACAAGACGCACGGGTATTGA
- a CDS encoding hypothetical protein (EggNog:ENOG503NZDK; COG:G), with translation MSLHLCNPTTFSSLPLPLSASLLSLTTTPVTNYSASVPAIYRLTAPAIAYTNLSFCNITLTYTHPGQNDSIVIETWLPAASSSSNLTTNPTNPWNSRLLAVGGGGYQAGRFDLSYAGMQGGLGEGYATITTDAGLGSDTTARRWALLSEGNVNLYNLLNLGSASLGDMGLIGKEIIKAFYGKGPEYSYFNGCSQGGRQGMVLAQRFPGLFDGIVAGAPAVYWSEAMGGFQWPQVVMNEGGEWPFGCEVDAIGEEATKQCDGLDGVVDGIVQEVEGCLGVFDPFGMVGREVECAQLGGRVITITEVAAAVVNKTWHGREMVDGRKVWYGLVPGSDLTVNGSGIVATNCTEEGCVGRANPLGKDWFELFVEKSSTADVSNMTHRELDRYVKATKQDFGSLLETDDTDLAEFKRQGGKLISWHGLIDQLLTPKATERYYQDVSAIVSETQEFYRHYEVPGLEHCFGGPSGNPLELLGQLRAWVEQGIAPEASPVNVTRLDGTTEARVVCPYPQKAKFDASCTGEGCWTCEDAIRPPL, from the coding sequence atgtccCTTCACCTCTgcaaccccaccaccttctcctccctccccctccccctctccgcctccctcctctcccttaccaccaccccggTAACCAACTACTCTGCCTCCGTCCCAGCCATCTACCGCCTCACTGCCCCCGCAATCGCCtacaccaacctctccttctgcaACATCACCCTAACCTACACCCACCCAGGCCAAAACGACAGCATTGTCATCGAAACCTGGCTGCCCGccgcctcatcatcatccaacctcaccaccaaccccaccaaccctTGGAACTCCCGCCTCCTAGCCGTAGGAGGAGGCGGCTACCAAGCCGGCCGCTTCGACCTCTCCTACGCCGGCATGCAAGGCGGCCTAGGAGAAGGCTAcgcaaccatcaccaccgacgccGGCCTCGGGTCTGACACCACCGCCCGTCGGTGGGCGCTGCTAAGCGAGGGAAACGTGAACTTGTATAACCTCCTCAATCTGGGGAGCGCAAGTCTTGGTGATATGGGCTTGATAGGTAAAGAAATCATCAAGGCTTTTTACGGAAAGGGGCCGGAATACAGCTACTTCAATGGGTGTTCCCAGGGCGGGAGGCAAGGAATGGTACTTGCGCAGAGGTTTCCGGGCTTGTTTGACGGGATTGTTGCCGGGGCGCCGGCGGTGTATTGGAGTGAGGCGATGGGCGGGTTTCAGTGGCCgcaggtggtgatgaatgaggggggggagtggcCGTTCGGTTGTGAGGTTGATGCtattggggaggaggccacaAAGCAGTGtgatgggttggatggggtggtggatgggattgtgcaagaggtggaggggtgttTGGGGGTGTTTGATCCgtttgggatggtggggagggaagtTGAGTGTGCTcagttgggagggagggtgatCACGATCACGGaagtggcggcggcggtggtgaacaAGACTTGGcatgggagggagatggtggatgggaggaaggtgtGGTATGGGCTTGTGCCGGGGAGTGATTTGACTGTGAACGGGTCTGGGATTGTGGCGACGAATTGTACCGAGGAGGGGTGTGTTGGAAGGGCAAACCCGCTTGGGAAGGACTGGTTTGAGTTGTTTGTTGAGAAGAGCTCAACGGCGGATGTTTCCAACATGACTCACAGGGAGCTGGATCGCTATGTGAAAGCCACCAAACAGGACTTTGGTTCTTTGCTCGAGACAGACGACACAGACTTGGCTGAGTTTAAGAGACAAGGCGGCAAGTTGATCAGCTGGCATGGGCTGATCGATCAGCTCTTGACCCCCAAGGCCACCGAGCGGTATTATCAGGATGTGTCTGCCATTGTGTCGGAGACACAGGAGTTCTACCGACATTACGAAGTCCCTGGTCTTGAGCATTGCTTTGGCGGCCCGAGTGGAAACCCCCTCGAGCTGTTGGGACAACTGCGGGCTTGGGTCGAGCAGGGCATTGCTCCTGAGGCTTCGCCCGTGAATGTGACTAGGTTGGATGGCACGACTGAGGCTAGGGTAGTGTGCCCGTATCCTCAAAAGGCCAAATTCGATGCGTCTTGCACAGGAGAGGGGTGTTGGACCTGTGAGGATGCGATCCGCCCTCCGCTTTAG
- a CDS encoding hypothetical protein (EggNog:ENOG503PFH4), protein MARLQDLPVELLTKIVEDFCWCQSPPPHADCHCLTIRCEAHLGREETGLEADYETLAALCLTSRLFNDLATKHLYHYIPDLDSDAQWWLLLRTLVTRRDLGQHVRSLDIVTRDYKTTPDYPEVERYLQDQVKALQAQRVEAGGKLSPWEEREFSTGASNYLISLLTSLCPNVESIRARLTGDSFDFCGAQTMSMLKKVAFEWYDTEGGICLAGLRNLLQAAPSIESMIISPFSQEDDDKLELTLNKLTYLELRHSMVGAGALDSIYKLCPNLEIFKYETGDACIGYEQFAPQDLQRATLNHAQKLRMLMMKEGPGRWEELYDDHLHPGVYEDALVELDAALKARGIECRITPLEDESV, encoded by the coding sequence ATGGCCCGTCTTCAGGACCTCCCCGTGGAGCTTCTTACAAAGATTGTCGAGGATTTCTGCTGGTGTCAATCACCTCCGCCTCACGCCGACTGCCATTGTTTGACGATACGGTGCGAAGCCCATCTTGGTAGAGAGGAGACTGGCCTCGAGGCTGATTATGAGACGCTTGCCGCACTCTGCTTGACGTCCAGGCTGTTCAACGATCTCGCCACAAAGCACTTGTACCACTACATCCCGGATCTCGACTCGGACGCTCAGTGGTGGCTGCTCCTTCGAACACTGGTTACTCGCCGTGATCTTGGCCAACATGTCCGATCACTAGACATAGTGACCCGGGATTATAAAACGACACCAGACTACCCAGAAGTCGAAAGATATCTGCAGGACCAGGTGAAAGCCTTGCAAGCTCAGCGGGTAGAGGCTGGCGGAAAACTCTCACCATGGGAAGAACGGGAATTCAGCACTGGGGCGAGCAACTATCTAATCAGTCTCTTGACATCTTTGTGTCCCAACGTGGAGAGCATTCGCGCCCGGCTCACCGGGGATTCCTTCGATTTCTGTGGCGCTCAGACGATGTCGATGTTGAAAAAGGTTGCGTTCGAGTGGTATGATACAGAAGGCGGAATCTGTCTTGCTGGTCTCCGAAACCTTCTTCAGGCCGCTCCCAGCATTGAGAGCATGATAATCTCACCCTTCAGtcaggaggatgacgacaagCTTGAGTTGACGTTGAACAAACTCACCTATTTGGAACTGAGGCACTCCATGGTGGGGGCTGGAGCTTTGGATTCCATCTACAAGTTGTGCCCAAACCTCGAGATATTCAAGTATGAGACCGGGGACGCCTGCATTGGCTATGAGCAATTTGCACCCCAGGACCTTCAGCGGGCGACTCTGAACCATGCTCAGAAGCTCaggatgctgatgatgaaggagggCCCTGGCAGATGGGAAGAATTGTATGACGACCACCTGCATCCGGGCGTGTACGAAGATGCCTTGGTGGAATTGGATGCTGCACTGAAGGCTCGGGGGATTGAGTGCAGGATAACGCCGTTGGAGGACGAAAGTGTATAA
- a CDS encoding hypothetical protein (EggNog:ENOG503NY33; COG:C) gives MSSPPLPHLALIGAGITSLTLSIRLSALAIPHTIYEQSASLTELGAGLGFGPNAVRALEYIDPRLVEIFNKTATFVGTPSHQGKELLVQEGKGVDERVWIEFLDGTKQGGGETLEPEFVITAGNGRGHAAVHRGQWLDVLGGLADKERIMFGKRVVDVVCLDGKMRIVFADGTEAGADGVVGCDGVKSKVREVLMGMLGEGRERGKCGYSGKYAYRCLVPWGKAVEAVGDDRAGVSSLWMGLNRHLLTFPVHRQSEQFLNLVAFVTDEDGKMWPQEGPASLTLPATKADALRDFEQAGFNGSVRRLLEMTKERMDKWGLYDVADRPLSKFYFGRIMVIGDAAHASTPHHGSGAGFCMEDIAVLGALFEESIAHQSLTVETLEDVFAAFDCQRRERDQWLVNSSRRAADLYQWRIPDFLEPNSFEKMKADIEQRQEHCWGFDVEAAVREAKKHMSERLTLHAQS, from the exons atgtcatccccacccctcccccacctaGCCCTCATCGGAGCAGGCATAACCTCCCTCACACTCTCCATTCGCCTCTCggccctcgccatcccccaCACAATCTACGAGCAATCCGCCTCCTTGACTGAACTCGGCGCAGGTCTCGGCTTTGGTCCCAACGCCGTCCGGGCCTTGGAATACATCGATCCGAGACTAGTAGAGATATTCAACAAAACAGCCACCTTTGtcggcaccccctcccatcaaggAAAAGAGTTGCTTGTTCAGGAGGGCAAGGGAGTTGACGAGAGGGTATGGATTGAGTTTCTTGATGGGACTAaacagggaggaggtgaaaCGCTAGAGCCGGAGTTTGTGATTACCGCTGGGAATGGCAGGGGGCATGCGGCTGTTCATCGGGGGCAGTGGTtggatgttttgggggggctGGCGGATAAGGAGAGGATAATGTTTGGGAAgagggttgttgatgtggtatgtcttgatgggaagatgaggatTGTGTTTGCGGATGGGACAGAGGCGGGGgcggatggggtggtggggtgtgaTGGGGTCAAGTCCAAGGTGAGAgaggtgttgatggggatgttgggggaggggagggagaggggtaAGTGTGGGTACAGTGGGAAGTATGCCTATCGGTGTTTGGTGCCGTGGGGGAAGGCGGTTGAGGCGGTGGGGGATGATAGGGCTGGAGTGTCGAGTTTGTGG ATGGGCCTGAATAGGCATCTGCTGACGTTTCCGGTTCACAGACAGAGCGAACAGTTCTTGAACTTGGTGGCGTTTGTTAcggatgaagatggcaagATGTGGCCTCAAGAGGGGCCAGCCAGCCTGACTCTGCCGGCTACAAAGGCGGATGCACTGAGGGACTTTGAGCAGGCTGGGTTCAATGGCTCTGTGCGGCGGTTACTGGAGATGACGAAGGAAAGGATGGACAAG TGGGGATTGTATGATGTTGCTGATCGGCCGCTCTCCAAGTTTTATTTCGGCAGGATCATGGTCATTGGAGATGCTGCCCATGCATCGACACCTCACCATGGTTCTGGAGCAGGATTCTGCATGGAGGACATTGCCGTGTTAGGGGCACTATTCGAAGAATCTATCGCCCATCAGTCATTGACGGTCGAGACTTTGGAAGATGTGTTCGCCGCTTTCGATTGTCAAAGGCGTGAGCGAGATCAGTGGCTTGTCAACAGTAGCCGAAGAGCAGCTGATCTTTACCAGTGGCGGATTCCAGACTTTCTGGAGCCGAACAGCTTTGAGAAAATGAAGGCGGACATTGAGCAAAGACAAGAGCACTGCTGGGGGTTTGATGTAGAGGCAGCGGTCAGAGAAGCAAAGAAGCACATGAGTGAAAGGCTGACCCTTCACGCACAAAGTTAA
- a CDS encoding hypothetical protein (EggNog:ENOG503P4XK; COG:V): protein MTQPPTTNNNSHISLTPIEPNLYLGNLESSYSIPTLITHGITAIVSLSGIHHEEWSRPANRKLVPKENHYQFIPCDDSPNQDILCCLGDICDFIDDHIGVPSVQEILAGVKPGDDEEDALAREMGRSRKVLVHCDEGVSRSPAVVAGYLMRRDERGVRGVMREVRKRRGCVRVNRGFLEQLKVWERVGYKVWEGEEKKVPVEGYKRWLEKRDSRVMGEVCLGDV from the coding sequence ATGAcgcaaccacccaccacaaacaacaactcccacatctccctcacccccatcgAACCCAACCTCTACCTCGGCAACCTGGAATCCTCTtactccatccccacccttATAACCCACggcatcaccgccatcgtCTCCCTGTCCGGCATCCACCACGAGGAATGGTCCCGCCCCGCCAACCGCAAGCTCGTCCCGAAGGAAAACCACTACCAGTTCATCCCCTGCGACGACAGCCCCAACCAAGACATCTTGTGCTGTTTAGGAGACATTTGCGATTTTATCGATGACCATATCGGGGTGCCTTCTGTGCAGGAGATATTAGCGGGTGTTAAAcccggtgatgatgaggaggatgcgctggcgagggagatggggaggagcaggaaggTGCTCGTTCATTGCGATGAAGGGGTGTCGAGGAGcccggcggtggtggcggggtaTTTGATGAGGCGGgatgagaggggggtgagaggggtgatgagggaggttaGGAAGCGGAGGGGGTGCGTGAGGGTGAATagggggtttttggagcagctgaaggtttgggagagggtggggtacaaggtgtgggagggtgaggagaaaaaggtgccggtggaggggtataagaggtggttggagaagagggatagtagggtgatgggggaggtttgtTTGGGGGATGTGTGA
- a CDS encoding hypothetical protein (EggNog:ENOG503P5JR; COG:S) gives MKLSPQLIRTTFTSRGLARPFVLLVHVNQRSITPQTSSFFTLPSSRSHLHRPSSSSSSSSSSTTTTTHHPTHSIHATMQISCQCTSISFPITGPLLDLYHCHCLECQKQSSSAFGTSAIFPSSSFTIPTEMQSKLSKWTRPTKEGRTMDCYFCRECGCRIYHHIREADGTLRGTVSVKGGVIEGLEWKGSKHIYTMSAVVEIPEGVERFEAAPGEMVGRRVESK, from the coding sequence ATGAAGCTCTCACCACAGCTAATCCGCACAACTTTCACATCCCGGGGCTTGGCGCGCCCTTTCGTCTTGCTAGTCCATGTTAATCAACGCTCTATTACCCCGCAAACATCCTCCTTTTtcaccctcccatcctctcGCAGTCACTTGCatcgcccatcatcatcatcatcatcatcatcatcatcaacaacaacaacaacccaccaccccactcACTCCATCCACGCCACAATGCAAATATCCTGCCAATgcacctccatctccttccccaTAACAGGCCCCCTCCTGGATCTCTACCACTGCCACTGCCTAGAATGCCAAAAgcaatcctcctccgccttcggcacctcagccatcttcccctcttcctcgttcACCATCCCGACCGAGATGCAATCCAAACTGTCAAAGTGGACACGCCCAACCAAAGAAGGCAGAACGATGGACTGTTACTTTTGCAGGGAATGCGGGTGCCGGATCTACCACCATATCCGTGAAGCTGATGGGACGCTCAGGGGTACTGTTTCTGTCAAGGGAGGGGTGATTGAGGGTTTGGAGTGGAAAGGGTCAAAACATATTTACACGATGAgcgcggtggtggagatACCTGAGGGTGTCGAGAGGTTTGAGGCGGCGCCGGGGGAGATGGTTGGACGCCGGGTTGAATCAAAGTAG
- a CDS encoding hypothetical protein (EggNog:ENOG503NXU3; COG:J), which yields MAAHLPPREPVLPDPGKRNILITSALPYVNNVPHLGNIIGSVLSANTFARYSRARGFNSLYIGVYKWFNISFDIFGRTTTPLQTEITQDIFLKLKDNGSLEERMTTQLYCEQHHSFLADRFVEGECPDCGYVDARGDQCDLCGKLLKSLELIRPRCKVDGSVPVTKETKHIFLELDKLQPEVEAFFQESAAKGAWSSNRTSITAAWLKEGLQPRSITRDLKWGTPVPTSLEGYEEKVIYSWFDAWQVEILFRC from the exons ATGGCAGCACACCTACCACCCAGGGAACCTGTCCTCCCAGACCCCGGGAAACGAAACATTCTCATTACCAGCGCCCTTCCATACGTCAACAATGTGCCGCACCTTGGCAACATCATCGGGTCAGTCCTTTCAGCCAACACGTTTGCGCGGTACAGCAGAGCGCGCGGCTTCAACTCACTTTAcattggtg TCTACAAGTGGTTCAACATCAGCTTCGACATCTTTGGTCGCACCACAACACCGCTGCAAACGGAAATCACCCAAGATATCTTCCTGAAGCTCAAGGACAATGGGTCTCTCGAGGAACGCATGACAACCCAGCTCTACTGTGAGCAGCACCATTCGTTTCTCGCTGATCGCTTCGTCGAAGGCGAGTGTCCTGATTGTGGCTATGTCGATGCTCGTGGAGACCAGTGCGACCTATGCGGTAAACTTCTCAAATCCCTGGAGCTTATTCGCCCGCGCTGCAAGGTGGACGGTTCTGTACCGGTTACCAAAGAGACCAAGCATATCTTCTTGGAGCTGGATAAGCTCCAGCCAGAGGTGGAGGCTTTCTTCCAGGAGTCAGCTGCTAAAGGCGCGTGGTCCAGCAATAGAACATCAATCACAGCAGCGTGGCTCAAGGAAGGACTACAGCCGCGAAGCATTACGAGGGACCTCAAATGGGGCACTCCGGTGCCCACGAGTTTGGAAGGCTATGAAGAGAAGGTTATCTACTCGTGGTTTGATGCTTGGCAAGTTGAAATCCTGTTCCGCTGTTGA
- a CDS encoding hypothetical protein (COG:S; EggNog:ENOG503P8Q8), with protein MLLLAILGAVLPAAVTAMEFFTPPAFGTRGDFSKNPTYVELSTVDLHWSAPPKGLPYSVTLFQMNGTETTGQLEHVTRSVVEMTGWRWIVATTKDLDVSNMFMLIIFEEGTSNNLAMSHYFNISRRGEGISNFQQPSETTTKLPTETTVFLSPGLSTTTATSDGPGATSDAGGTTKDEFPNQQPAGASPTGLSTSAGIGIGVGATAVLAIGIAIGAYFLGRRRGGANAQAQNAEAVGPIAGSPGQGSGTLHSGASTQAVSPGAYHHAGQYPVEADYYSPKIEMDNRHYIPNTHVHEAFTNENRIELPAQGQQHTELSNRP; from the exons ATGTTGCTCCTTGCCATCCTGGGCGCGGTTCTACCCGCTGCCGTAACGGCGATGGAGTTCTTCACCCCGCCAGCCTTCGGAACCAGGGGCGACTTCAGCAAGAACCCCACTTATGTTGAGTTGTCCACGGTTGATCTCCACTGGAGCGCTCCTCCCAAGGGCTTGCCCTATTCCGTGACGTTGTTCCAGATGAACGGAACCGAGACCACGGGACAGTTGGAGCATGTCACCC GCAGTGTCGTGGAAATGACGGGATGGCGGTGGATTGTCGCGACGACAAAGGACCTGGACGTATCCAACATGTTCATGCTGATCATCTTCGAGGAGGGCACAAGCAATAATCTCGCCATGAGCCACTACTTCAACATTTCGAGACGCGGAGAAGGAATATCCAACTTTCAGCAGCCGTCCGAGACAACCACGAAGCTCCCGACCGAAACCACGGTTTTCCTCAGCCCCGGGCTGTCGACgaccacagcaacaagcgACGGGCCTGGAGCAACCTCTGATGCTGGTGGCACAACCAAAGATGAGTTCCCCAACCAGCAACCTGCGGGAGCCAGCCCAACTGGTCTGTCCACCAGTGCTGGCATCGGTATCGGAGTCGGAGCAACAGCTGTTCTCGCCATTGGTATTGCCATTGGTGCGTACTTTCTCGGtcgacggcgaggaggtgCAAACGCGCAGGCTCAAAATGCCGAGGCGGTTGGGCCGATTGCTGGAAGTCCAGGTCAGGGCAGCGGCACACTTCACAGCGGTGCATCGACGCAGGCCGTTTCACCAGGAGCATATCACCATGCCGGACAGTATCCAGTCGAAGCCGATTATTACAGTCCAAAGATCGAGATGGATAACCGTCACTATATTCCAAACACCCATGTCCATGAGGCGTTTACCAACGAGAATCGAATCGAGCTGCCAGCCCAGGGTCAACAGCACACCGAGCTGAGCAACAGGCCATGA